From a region of the Labrus mixtus chromosome 5, fLabMix1.1, whole genome shotgun sequence genome:
- the LOC132974961 gene encoding uncharacterized protein LOC132974961 yields the protein MYGGIKVTLWALTGLLSITTVFFNVYILLMSLWNYKQNKKWTPSETIILALSIANIAHQLICYFWMTMAEVDSSCHIMQMPYTMMLLLVYSLKYTIMWDSSFLTFYYSTKLVNTPNHCYTNIQGVILKHVALVVFLIPLCGLGTCLPMMAVFHPDNQTTVNQDCGVLMPDTLPGKVYEVLYLLFADVLPGLLMIKCCISISVHLGIHLRHMKASTNGAHAPKLGAQMRVIRMALSLVAVFILFLIIDLYVNYQISVNHDNILILTFFFTSIYTTATAMVLIYGKKPFWKALIHEFNVSMDEYPCLSCLKVPEQKAKASTTAKIKN from the coding sequence ATGTACGGTGGAATTAAGGTTACCCTCTGGGCGCTGACAGGTCTGCTGTCCATCACCACCGTCTTCTTCAACGTTTACATCCTGCTGATGAGTCTGTGGAACTACAAGCAGAACAAGAAGTGGACTCCAAGTGAAACCATCATCCTGGCGCTTTCAATCGCCAACATCGCTCACCAGCTGATCTGCTACTTCTGGATGACCATGGCTGAGGTGGACAGTAGCTGCCACATCATGCAGATGCCCTACACCATGATGCTGCTGCTAGTCTACAGCCTCAAGTACACCATCATGTGGGACAGTAGCTTCCTCACCTTTTACTACAGCACCAAGCTGGTGAACACACCCAACCACTGCTACACAAACATCCAGGGGGTTATCCTCAAACATGTAGCTTTAGTTGTGTTTCTCATCCCTCTTTGTGGCCTTGGTACATGTCTGCCCATGATGGCGGTGTTTCACCCTGACAACCAGACCACAGTCAACCAGGACTGTGGGGTGTTAATGCCCGACACCTTACCCGGTAAGGTCTACGAGGTCCTCTACCTGCTCTTTGCCGATGTTCTACCAGGGCTACTCATGATCAAGTGCTGCATCTCCATCTCCGTCCACTTGGGCATCCACCTGCGCCACATGAAAGCCAGCACCAACGGAGCCCACGCGCCCAAGCTGGGCGCTCAGATGAGGGTGATCCGCATGGCTTTGTCCCTGGTGGCtgtcttcatcctcttcctcataATTGACCTCTACGTCAACTACCAGATCTCTGTGAACCACGATAACATCCTCATACTCACGTTCTTCTTCACGTCCATCTACACTACCGCCACTGCCATGGTGCTGATCTACGGGAAGAAGCCTTTTTGGAAAGCCCTCATACATGAATTCAACGTCAGCATGGATGAATATCCGTGTTTGTCGTGTCTGAAGGTGCCTGAACAGAAGGCCAAAGCCAGCACAACCGCAAAGATTAAAAACTGA